The region tgttatacaaatggatcgctagctttttttccggtagacgcatatgagccgtataggtagtagacggaagctgctccgatagtgtggatattaccgctggcgttgcactaggttctgtgctgtcattgctgcatatcaatgataatcattgctatgcagacgacagtagtaaagacgcgtattacacaggccgtgctATTATCCCacattctgtggtgctggaaagtctagaaaagtattgtatttgtatctgatatcgagagcactctatctatactgagtttcggcatgggatcggaacaatttagtgagattcaatatCACGAAGACACAAGAATCGCCCAATGTAGTCAGATGGGTCACAAATAATGCAGGtacgtaagtgaaaacgcgagcgtagcgagcgcgaaattttttcgagaaaatagtaggtaaatttttagggttccgtacttcaaaaggaaaaaaacggaacccatataggattactttgttgtccgtctggCCGTatgtctgtctcaatataaagggtcttgacatgacagagggcggcaaaataATGCTTGTTatgtaaattttacaaataaataggggagcgaaaaaattctggtcgaccctatctgaacagcaaataaaatatattttgacccaaatttgccgccccctaaaatctgccgccctaggcttcagcctactcagcctagtcgtaaatccggcactgcgccgtactaatacttcttgaacgaatatgttgcttaatttaattaggtacttgttggtagatattttaagcgggtttgaagcgttcgtttgtttattaatttaaatgtcaattaaaatataataaaaaatatagctaagtttgattataataggcgcccagaaaaagccgccccgggccatggcccccttggccctagggtaaatacgcccctgggtcTACCTGGGGGATTGAGTTGTTCGCGTCCGTAGGAAGATTGCCCTTTGTTACCCTACACGTGTCCCCCGGGTGGCGCCAAAAGAACAACAACGCCGAGCAATGGGCGGCGGTTAATTAGCCTATCACCTAGTTGGATAACAGCTGGGAGAGGCCATTGGGGGCCTTGAGGGTACAAATGCCCTCTAAAATACCAATAAGAGAAGGAACTCTGAAATAAAATCAAGTGCGGCGGTACACTTTGAGGCAGCAGCCCTGCCAACCGTCTAGGGTACTATGGGCATAAACCTGTATATCCGAAATCTACAATCTATTACTGAAACTCAAGGAAGGAATACACGGACCGATTTAAACAAACTGACCTTTGGCGCGAAAATAAGGACTCTGATTGGCTGCTGGAATGTTCGCACAATGCGCGAGGAAAGTCGTGTACACCAGGTTGTTAAGTATATGCGAGACTACCAAGTAGACATACTTGGCATTTCGGAAACAAGATGGAAGGATTTTGGTGAGCAACAGATTGAAGACCACACTCTCCTGTACTCTGGGCAGAAAAAGAAGCATGAGTATGGTGTGGGAATCCTCCTTACCAAAAAGGCCCGTTCTAGTCTGCTTGACTGGAAACCTGTATCAGACAGAATAATTACAGCTCGCTTCAAGTCTAAAGTGAGGAATATCACCTTAGTACAGTGCTACGCTCCGACCAACTCGGCGAGCTCGATTCAGAAAGAGGCATTCTATAGCCAGCTCGGTACAGCAATGCAAAGCATTCCAAAGGGCGACATTGTGATCTGTCTGGGCGACTATAACGCTCAGATAGGAAATAGCAACCGAGGCATAGAACCATGGATAGGGAAACATGCACTGGGGACGAGAACCGAAAACGGTAACATGCTAGTGGACTTCTGCTGTGAACATGATCTGGTGCTTGGAGGTTCAATTTTCCCGCATAAAAACTGTCACAAGGTGTCTTGGATCTCCCCAGACAGAAGAACGGAGAACCAAATAGATCACGTGATGATTAGTAGAAAATGGAGACACTCACTATTGGATGTGCGCAACAGAAGAGGAGCAGATGTAAACAGTGACCACCATCTTATTGTAGCCAAAATACGCTTGAAGATAGCAAAGGTGCGAAGCACAGCAACCACATCATCTCGGCGGTTCGATGTCTCAAAGCTGCAAGATGCGGTCACTAGACAGAATTTTAGCACGGAAGTTCACAACCACTACAACTCCCAGAAAGATGAAGGAATGTCAGTCGAAGATCATTGGCAACTGCTAAAAAATACCTTTCGCAAATGTTGTAATACGTTTCTAGGGCACCAAAGCCTCGAAAAAAAGGAATGGATATCTAAAGAGACCTGGGATAAAATAACGCATCGTAAATCCATCAAAGACAGGCTTAACGTTGCAAGCGATCTAGGCACGAAAGAAACTTTAGCCTATGAGTACTTCCTTTGTGAAAGCGACATAAAACGCAGTGCTAAAAGGGACAAGCGTAGGAGAGCAGCATCTATTGCCAGAAAAGCGGAATCGGCAGCACATAATGGGAACACTAAAGAACTTTACCGGGCCGGTAGAGAGCTTTGCAATAGAAAAGCTGCGGCACGACCCATAGTAGACAAAGCTGGAAAGATACTCGTAACGCTTGAAGAACAAATGTGTAGGTGGCACGAGCATTTTACGGAAGTCTTCCGTACTCTGGATGACGAGCTTGACGAGGGAGAACCAGTTGAGACAGCGGAGGTCCTGGACATAAAAGTTGACCCTCCAGATGTCGATGAAATCTCCTGTGCTATAAAAAGTTTGAAGAGTGGAAAGGCTCCCGGAAATGACTGCATCCCGGTGGAAGCACTGAAGAGCAACCCGAGGGCAATGGCTAGTGTGTTGCATCCCCTGTTCGTAGACATCTGGGAAACGGGACGAGTACCTGAAAGTTGGAAGGAGGGGATAATCATCAAGCTACCCAAGAAGGGAGACCTGTCCCAGTGCTCCAACTGGCGCGGAATAAACTTGCTGCCTGTCTGCTCCAAGGTGCTGTGTAAGGTTCTGCTGAACAGAATGTCGGCCGCTGTCGATTGCAGACTCAGGGATGAACAGAGTGGATTCAGAACGGGACGATCGTGTACGGATCAGATTAACGTCCTGCGCATGATCCTAGAGCAGTGTCATGAGATGAAAAGCGAGCTCCATGTCCTGTTCGTAGACTTCGAAAAGGCTTTTGATAGGGTAAAGTGGAGAAGCATATGGCGAATACTGAAGCAAAGGGGAATTCCAGTCAAGGTCATAGAAATAATCAAGTGCCTTTATGAGGGATCCACTTGTCGAATAATGCACAGGGGCCAATTGTCAGATCCGATACCCGTCACTGCTGGAGTTAAACAGGGCTGTTTGCTGTCACCATTGCTGTTCCTGATTGTCTTGGACGATGTGATGCGCAGAGTTACCAGTCAAGGGGAAAGGGGGCTGCCCTGGGTCAATGGCAAAACCCTTGAAGATATTGACTTCGCTGATGACCTGTGCTTACTCGCTACGACACAAGACTATCTGCAGTCGAAGACCGATGACCTGGCCGATGCCGCAGGAAGAGAGGGATTGCGTATCAACTGTGCTAAAACGAAAGCTATGCGCCTGCACGCCCAGAATGCAACGCCTATTCTAGTAAACGGGGAGCCAGTTgaagaagtaacaaaatttacaTATCTGGGAAGTGTTATGAACCCCCTGGGAGGTGCAGAAGCGGATGTTGAAGCTCGCATCAATAAAGCCCGCGCCGCATATGCGCAGTTGAAACCCGTATGGACTTCCACAGTCATCACTCGCCGCACCAAGCTAAGGGTTTTCAACTCGAACGTAAAGTCGGTCCTCCTATATGGATGCGAGACATGGCCCGTCAAGCAAGACATAACCAGTAGACTCCAGGTGTTTGTAAACAAGTGTTTGCGGCGAATCGTAGGAGTCTACTGGCCACGGACCATCTCCAATGTTAAACTATGGGAACTGACTGGCCAAAACCCTTTAGCTAAGGAGATACTTCTGCGGAAATGGCGCTGGATAGGACATGTTTTACGAAGGCCAAACAATCACCTATCCAAGCAAGGGCTGACCTGGAAAATTCCCGGAAAAAGAGGACAAGGTCGCCCACGTACCACCTGGAGGCGCACAGTGGAAAAAGAGGCGGCATCAGTTGGCCTCGGCTGGGCGGAGCTGGAAGAGGCCGCGCTGGACCGCGAagaatggaaatcccttctgagagccctatgtccctgatgagggataacaggatatcatcaatcaagtgaaaacgcgagcgtagcgagcgcgaaattttttcgagaaaatagtaggtaaatttttagggttccgtacttcaaaaggaaaaaaacggaacccatataggattactttgttgtccgtctggCCGTatgtctgtctcaatataaagggtcttgacatgacagagggcggcaaaataATGCTTGTTatgtaaattttacaaataaataggggagcgaaaaaattctggtcgaccctatctgaacagcaaataaaatatattttgacccaaatttgccgccccctaaaatctgccgccctaggcttcagcctactcagcctagtcgtaaatccggcactgcgccgtactaatacttcttgaacgaatatgttgcttaatttaattaggtacttgttggtagatattttaagcgggtttgaagcgttcgtttgtttattaatttaaatgtcaattaaaatataataaaaaatatagctaagtttgattataaaaggcgcccagaaaaagccgccccgggccatggcccccttggccctagggtaaatacgcccctgggtcTACCGTaaggccccaacgttttctgttctttttgacggcgcagcaactagtatcatttctctctcctcgctcttttaaaaatgccgtttgtcaaaaaaggacaactatactgttgacaagatgtacttcaaatcaaagtgttgccttttttggtgcatccaggctgtgtatgtgtgcgtaaaaacgtgtatgtgtgctcttttagggatgtgaaaagtcgattttaatcatgttatatatcgataaacgctacacagcggaacgaaatagctattaattgaagcttcaatatcttcgttaaacataaacatacttaattgaaatgctaatgaataataaatatatcagaatataataaaataattcaattattgcggaacacatattttagtaggtatctctgaactttcccttcgttccctgctggggcgtgacgataaaattgtgatctgataaccacaatacactatgattggtcgagtttatttgttgcccaccataaaccatactaaatttatggtggggatgaggaataaaaaaatgtgagggTTTggcaaggacaaacaataatagctctttctctggtactcctactgaaagattcatacgactatcccgttcggtcattacccccccccccccccccccaaccATGCCTGTTCCAGTagttatactagattcatgcacCGATCGAACAGGCTTCGGACCGGACAGTTCGGAAAGAGAAAAGCAAAGTTCGCAAAGAAGGCCGCGGTCCGGTACGCCCGTCTATTAGTGCTTTTGTAGTGTCGTAAGGCCTCATTCCCACGgccgcttttacaacgcgcgttaaaaaagcgtttgaatgacacaaatggatacatgtgtatttattcacacgacggCGGTAGCACTTTTAATCAAGcattgttggattttcgactttaagcgttggGACCATGGGACCTAAAGGGGTTCCGAGAAGCGAAGCCCGCCCGCTCCACACTCCGCACGAGTGTATAGCTGGCTCGAGTGTGGTCCCAGATCTGCGACGTCGTACACTTTTTGCTGAGAGGGACAGAGAAAGAGATATGTTAATACCCCatgttaaggccccagtacacaatgggccatcgccggccactccaagggacgcatttatgcgttagagggagcaagtggtattgctatctcattctaccgcatggctgcgtcccttggagtggccggcgatggcccattgtgtactggggcctttagaaAGTGTTCGGCGACCGAGTTTGTGCGGCACGATAACGCTGAACCCAATAATGCACGACTCAATATTTTTGATTGCCGCGCCGGGCATTGATAGGTCGAGCTTTATttatttggctgtgcattagtATCCCCTTGACAGTGACGTGACACTGTCAGTGAAACAAAACGTCATATGCAAACCTCCGAACTATCCGAACTTTCAGGGGATCTCATCTATTTCTGATACATTTACTGCctaattattacaattaatatcaTTTGAGAAGTCGTGCCATTGCAGCTTAATTATGGCGTTCAAGAAAGTATCGCATGTGTTGTTTGATTTAGATGGTCTGCTAATAGGTAAGAGGTTAATAACATCCTAAATATTTCAATGATCAATAATCCTCTTTTAACGTTTCTttgaaatgttaaaatattGCACTTTTCTGCTTTAGATTCTGAAATTTTGTACACGCAAGCATTTACCACTGTTTGCGCTAAATTTGGCAAAGAATTCACGTGGGATCTGAAGTCGAGCCTGCTGGGCTTCCAAGGCCACGAATGCGCGGAGAAAATAATTACAACTCTGGAGCTACCACTTTCTGTGCAAGAGTTCATTAAATTATGTCAAAAGGAATATGAGGTACTGTTCCCCAAAGTCCAGTCCATGCCAGGTAAAAATTAATAGAAAATCAAATAGGTATGTGTTAGCATGCATTATTGTACATGCACTTGTAATTGTTAAGTATGCAAATATTAATTAAGAGATTTGTAACATATTTATTTGTTCACACATTTTGTAGTTTGTAATGGCTTTAACCATTAGCACCCACTGAATGTACCTGCTTGGGTAAAGCTAAGTCTTACCTATATGCCCTATATGTCTCTACCCAACAGTATTAGGAAAAAAATGGGTGTTGTATCATTTggacttaaataataaatgttaaTATGTTTAGTACTTCATAAGTTCATaataacctaaataaataaatgatcagGTTTCATTGGTGTATAACCAATAAGGTAGGAAAAAAATGGGTGTTGTAACATTTggacttaaataataaatgttaaTATGTTTAGTACTTCATAAGTTCATaataacctaaataaataaattatcaggTTTCATTGGTTATACACCAATGAAACCTGATAATAAACTAAGCCAACAAAATTGGATTATGTAATCATCTTTTTTACTTTATCATTGTATGTGATCTCAACTAACGATCAAATTAAAAATCCTTTTACTTACTAAAAACAAGTACTGATTTAAATAGCACATAGAGTATTatgaatcaatatttttataaaaataaataactccCTTCTGCattctaaaaatagattcccCATTTGTTTCAATAAGACTTCTaattttactttaaaattattttaggtgcacaGAGACTAGTAGAGCACTTACACTCCAAGGGTATTCCTATAGCAATGGCCACTAGCTCTGCTCAAGACAGTGTGGACATGAAAATGAGGAACTTTCAGGAGTTTGTGGGTCTGTTTCACCACCTCACCATGGGCTCAACGGACCCTGAAGTTACCAAGGGCAAGCCAGACCCAGCCATTTTCTTAGTGTGTGCCTCCAGGTTTCCTGATAAACCTAAACCGGAAGATGtaagttaattaattttatttcttctcTAATCACAGTAATTGCTTAAAATGCCAAAGTATACTTATAAAGGTTATTGTTTCCAGTGTCTTGTATTTGAAGATGCAGTTAATGGAGTAAAGGCGGCAAATGCAGCAAATATGCAAGTAGTAGCAGTACCTGACCCTCGCATAGATCCCGCCTTACTAAGTACTGCCACTTTAGTCTTGAATTCATTAGAAGAATTTAAGCCAGAGCTATTTGGTCTTCCAGCTTTTGATTAAGAGCTTTAAAAATGTGAGATAGTTGAAATATTTTTGTTGCTTAAAATGTTGTTGTACTTGTTTTGATAGATGGTTGTTAAAACTAAtagattttatttataaatgtgtAGCACAACATTAAGGTTGGCATCATTGTTACTGAACCAATTAATTCTACTACTGTAAATGTCCaaagtatttattaagaaaTCATATTAACTCATCTAGTCGAATATTAGTACTTAAGTTATTACAAGTACACACTACTTAATAGTAACTGTCATATCATCATATAGAACTAGAAGTGTgttatgttattaatgttattagtAATTTCTTTCTTTCATTTCTATGTTACCTGAACAATGCTTTAAAAACACTTTTGTGTTGTGTATttatacatgtttttttttaatatatttcacAAGTTCACATCCTTATTAAAACACATGATTAGataaaagtatattttattgaaataaactgCAATACAGTTTTTGTGAGCATGcctttaattgaaaaactccTACCTGTCTGTTACCAACCaagaaactgttttttttatttcgtagTCAGTACTTGTAACAGATGGGATGTTTATTTCCAGTAGTTAGGTATTAACAcagtcttttttaattttcaatattGTAAAAGAGATTGTAGTGgtatagtcagaccgtaaaaagtctgcagcgattttgatagcccacgcattgcaagtgtaattctaaacgtcaaacttctataaaatgatgacgtatacataacacttacactgcgtgggctatcaaatccgctgcagactttgtttggtgcgactctaataacttatataatatttttctatCTGTTGCTaatggtaactactgggaaaaaaaacatcttttaccAGTAGTAGCCCTGGTCTGTTTGTGCTGGTCggtaggtagagtctgtgcggaaagagaagagtcgtgggatttgagggcgcgccagtgctattttatggtttttgctATGCTGACAACACTGGTCACGTGATTATAGTACGACACTAAAGGTCATGATACTTGAATCCCTTTTATTCCGGTTTTTGCCACGGCTTACTAAACGGAGCCTGGTGGTGGTGTAGGCTTGTCAACTCAATCCTCTGATTTAGCACAGgcactagttttctttttaaaacacaCTCTTGTTTTTATGTCTCAGATACTAAAAAGTGTCAGTGCGAAAAACTGCCAAAACTAGTTAAGATTCTGCCCAATacaactgtaattttagtaccaAACAAGATAGAGTCTTATTTATGTACTGCCTAATCTGTGcagttattttaatacaaaaccgggtagatcgggtagaaattgggcaatagaactggaattttactatctgggatttatttcacccattgtaaacttgacttgtaatgtatgtgtacattattaataataaatatgaatatgaataaaaatagtgcataagtatgtaggccttattgggatatgtCCGGTTCTCTCATCTCACGATATTTTACTTCGCCGAAAAGTCACtgctaaatatgaaatataatttcgtaACTAACAGGTTCTGtaaacgaacttacaaataaataaatattttattagaaaaagttttattcagaacctagtaaacgaacttacaaataaaggAATATTTTATTAGCATTAGTTTTATTCTTTGTAATCGAATTccgaattaaaatattaaattaataagcTTCAGAACAACCAGGGACACTCATAGAACTATCTTCATCTGAACTGGATGTGCTTGAATCCGGCACGTAGATTACGAATTCTTGCATATCACCTAGGACCTAGGTGATATGCAAGAATTCGTAATCTACGTGCCACGCACGGGGCACGCTCCCAtacaaaatcatcatcatctcatcatcatctcagccataagacgtccactgctgaacataggcctcccccttggacctccatacgtgccggttggaagcgacccgcatccagcgtcttccggcgaccttaacaagatcgtctgtccatcttgtgggtggacgtcctacgctgcgcttgctagtccgtggtctccactcgagcacttttcgaccccatcggccatcttctctgcgtgcaatgtggcctgcccattgccacttcagcttgctaattcggtgggctatgtcggtgactttagttcgtctacggatctcctcatttctgattcgatcacgtagagaaactccgagcatagccctctccatagctcgttgagcgactttgagttttgagatgaggccgatagtgaaagaccacgtttcggagccgtaagtcatcactggtaacacacactgattaaagactttcgtcttgaggcacaggtatgtcggacgaaaagacattacgtagtttcccgaacgctgcccaaccgagttggattcggcggttgacctctttctcgaagttggacctacctaattggactacttgtcctaggtagatgtacgagtcaacaacttcgagtaccgagttcccaacagagactgggatgggcacaacattggcatttgacataagtttcgtcttgtccatgttcattttcaagcccacccgttgtgaaactcggttgagctcatcgagcatcatgctgagttcctccatcgactttgccatgactacgatatcgtcggcaaaccgaaggtgagtgatgtattcgccgttgattttgatgccaagtccttcccattccaggagcttgaaggcgtcttccattacggcagtaaacagtttcggagagataacgtctccctgccttacgcctcttcgcaatggaatcgccctcgtgctctgctcctgtactcggaccgacatggtggcgttactatacaaacacttcaacacttcgatgtaccgatagtcaatatggcatcgctgaagagactcaagcaccgcccatgtttccaccgaatcgaaggctttctcatagtccacaaacgctaagcataatggcaagttatactcttcggtcttctgtataacttgccgcagcgtatggatgtggtctatggtactatagccttttcggaaaccggcttgttcgggaggctggaagtcatcaagtctgtgttcgagacggttcgtgatgacccttgaaaacagcttatagacatggctcagaagcgtgatgggtctgtagttcttcaataggttgttatcaccttttttgaagaacagcaccacctcgcctctattccatgtttcaggcgttatgccctcggacaagacggaattaaagagcttctggaggactttaagtaccggtgttccacccgctctcagaagctctgaagtgattccgtctttgcccggcgccttgttgttcttaagctgcttcagggccatcctaatctcgtacagactgatgtccgggatatcttcggtataatgtcgggacagcttggctcttggatctcctaccaagctgtcaacgggctttgcgatcgaagtgtataactgtccatagaacctctcgatctcacctaaaacctccgctttgctcgacgctatgctgccatcttcccgtttcagctttgtcagctggctttgcccaatagacttgtcctttgcgaacactttggagccttggtttcgctcaatagtctctttaatacggttagtattaaagagacgcagatcatgtcgcaaggacttagatatacgtctattgagctgcctatatgactccgcgtcatcgggagactgcaactgtagcgagcgtcgttcagccatgaggtttaaggtttgctcggtcaatttctgaggtctatctttacggcggggtctaaaaatcttagaccctactgtgtggacagtttccactagcccgtcgttgatttcgtccactgaagccaagttctctaggcaagcaaagcggttagagagctcgagttgaaagctttcggggttttgaacatgggctcgagtaggtcggagcgtagacttcatcaggctggacctttcaagtttaatattgatattcagtgtgcctcttacgattcggtgatcactaccggtctttaccctgttgatcacagagacatcactgaatatccgtttcttgtcggtcatgatgaagtctatctcgtttctcgtggaaccgtcaggactcatccaggtccatttcctgtgaggcggcttctggaagaaagagttcatcatgaagagttcctctctctccagaaagtcggccagcctctgacccctagggttccgttgcccatacccaaattgccccactctcaactcatccccgcttctcttgcccaactttgcgttgaagtcccccataacaacagtaaagtaggttttagaagtatgtatggccctacttacgtcctcatacatagcttctacttcatcatcggagtgtgacgaggtcggtgcgtatacctgaatgaccttcagcgaatatcttttggatattctgagtattaggtataccaccctgctcgacacactgtcgatggttattatgttgtttacgagggacttgtgaacgagaaacccgacaccaccttgggactgttggtcgccctcccggtggtagagcaagttaccagacttcagggttgtcgtgtcctccccctctctacggacttcgcataaccctacaatgtcccagtgtaacctgctcagttcctcttccagctcgcagatcttttcgtcagtcctcatagtgcgtatgttgtgtgttaccagggccagtcgtcgtcggggcgggtagccggatctttgccggagattcttagcacccctgaccccgctaatgccctgaccgctaccatagccagagcaccgggggtcgccggaacctcggggccgtggttttattgtgctcgtcatgatggggggtgaatgccataatcgccacgcttggcaagcgggttggcgatcgcagtcgagtacaccgaatttgagggacgctgctgcccgtccaccggtgg is a window of Cydia splendana chromosome 1, ilCydSple1.2, whole genome shotgun sequence DNA encoding:
- the LOC134796053 gene encoding pseudouridine-5'-phosphatase-like, translated to MAFKKVSHVLFDLDGLLIDSEILYTQAFTTVCAKFGKEFTWDLKSSLLGFQGHECAEKIITTLELPLSVQEFIKLCQKEYEVLFPKVQSMPGAQRLVEHLHSKGIPIAMATSSAQDSVDMKMRNFQEFVGLFHHLTMGSTDPEVTKGKPDPAIFLVCASRFPDKPKPEDCLVFEDAVNGVKAANAANMQVVAVPDPRIDPALLSTATLVLNSLEEFKPELFGLPAFD